A segment of the Echinicola strongylocentroti genome:
TAACAGACGAGGAGTGGGAAAAGATAGCCAAGGCCAAAGAGATGAGTGTTTATGGAGTGGAGCAAGTGGATTCGGAAATTGCAGAACCGTTATACAATCCCTACAGAAGCCAGACCTTTGGACTTCCTCCCGGCACGGTGAGGGGAATGATTGCATTTACGTTGTTGATTGGTGGGATGTCCCTGCTGATCAGTAGCTATGGTATGGACTATATCACCAATGCAGAAATGGCGCTAAGGGCAAAACAATTTGAATTTTTTGAGACGGCCTTCTTGATGATGATCGCTTTTTATTTTGGGGACAGGTCATTAAAATACTTACGGGATCGCTGGGCCATTTCCTCAGACAAAAGCAAAGAACCGCCTTCAGCTCCGACGGACAGTAGCCCGAGCACTTCCCCGCAAACTTCTTCCACTGCCCATTTTGATTTTCCTGTTTCTGATCCGGTAGGGATGGATGATCAGGCATTTCGAGAGGAGGATTTGATATTCAAAGAAATCAACCAGCCAGAAAGTGCTTCCAAGCCATTGACAGGCCTGAAGAAAGCCTTGCTCAAGGGACCCGAAATGATGGAGTCCATGGGGTCGGCCTATGTCCAGATCAGGGACAATACCACACAGAAAGTCTTGGCTGACGAAGAAATCAAGGAGGCTTTGGAAAAGCTATGGAATGAAAAGGAGATCAAATTGTCCTTTCCGGTGATCAAGGCAGTAGTGGCGGTAGAGTCCTCGGGCAGGGGACACCTACCGGATGGAAAGGCCAAAATACTCTTTGAAGGCCATAAGTTCTGGTATTGGCTCAGCAAAGTGGGCAAGACCCAAGCCGAGCTAGAGGAGCTCCAAAAGCAGTATCCCGATATCGTATACCCATCATGGTCCAGGGAGCATTATCTCTTGGGAGCCGAGGAGTATAAACGCTTGGAGAAAGCCAAGGAAATATGCAAGGGGATCAATGATAAAGCTGCGGTATATTCAGCTAGTTGGGGGTTGTTCCAGATCTTGGGCGAAAACCTGGACCATTATATCAAAGGAAGGAATTACAAGGATTGGAAGGATTTTGAGCAGAAGCAACATGAAGCTGAAAGTTATCATTTTTTGGACTTTTTGGCATTTATACAGACCAAAAAACTCAATGGGAAGCCATTGGTAAGCTTTATTTCAGAGGAGAATAACGGGAATTATGATTGGGCTTCCTTTGCCTATGGCTATAACGGCCGTGGTTATAAAATGAACAACTATGACAAAAAGCTGGCTGCTGCCTACCACCGATTTAAGTCACAAGGAATATGAAATGCTGTGCCACATATTGGTCTTGGCTGTTAGTGATGGTGTTTTTGTCCGGCTGCAAGAAAGACGATCGAGCCATGGTGGTGGGCAAGATCCAGCAGGCGAGTGACCTGGCCACCACGGAGTTTTTGATCGATAAGGTAGTCTTCGGTACCAAGACGAAAAAGCTCCTGTTTTTGGATATTAGCCAAGCCCGTTTTTTGGCCTATTCCAAAGCCAGCGTAAAGACTGGGGTGGACCTCAGCAGTCTCAGTGCTGAAGATGTCACGATCAAAGGAGAGATGATTTCGCTTAAGCTCCCTCCGATAGAAGTGGTTAATTTTTCCTATCCACCTGCTTCGTTTCGGGAGGACAGTCTTATCTCTGACACCAAGGCTTTCCTGAATACCATAAGGGTAAGAGATCAGGAGGAGTTTTTTAGGCTTGCAGAGCTGGATATACGCTCCAATTTGCAATACATGGGGATCGTCAAAACCTCTCAGCAGCACACCCGAAAAATGTTTGAAACCTTGCTGAAATCCCTGGGGTACCGAGAGATCTACATTGCTTTTAAAAGTGATGACCTACTGATCCCTCAAGTGAACCTGTTGGAAGAGCCTGACCAATTAGTCAACCCATGATAAGCTTATTGGTCAAATATTGGCGATTAATTATTGATATCCTGCTGGTATTCGCCTTGGTGATCCTGTTGTTTTGGTGGAATCCCATGGGGATTTTTGGAGGAGGACTACGGCTCGAAGATACCTCTAATCTGGTCACCGAGGTCAATGAAATCCAAGAACTGGTCACTGCCGAGTACTATGGAGAGGTCATCTCCTCTATAGAAGAAGCCCGTCTCAATCCCCTGGAAGAAGAGGAAATCAAAAACCAAGTAGCGCTGCTTTATGGAGACCTCTTAGTGGCCCTCCAAAATCTAAGGGATTTTCAGGATATTCCTGTGGACCAAAGAGTAGACGAGTACAGGGAAGGGGAGAAGACCAGCAGTTGGAGGAGGAAAGTAAAACATGATGTGGACAGCCGAAATATCCTGGACAAATTGGAGTATCTCGAAAGCTTGGAGGAATTGACCATTGATCCTTATTATTCCAGTCTGGTGGGGTTTTTATGGCGTCATTTGGACGGTAAAAATTTGGATGATCTTCCTAGTGACCGGGATATTGGTGCTACGTTATTGGTGCTCTACCGTAACCCTGCCTTGCACTCCGTGCTGGAGAAAAACTGGGGTAAGTTTATGGAAGATTTTTATTACCAATTTCAGGAATCCTTGAGCAGGAGGGAATCCCGTAAAAAACTGACGATGATCGGTAGGGGTTGGGTGAAGGCTGGTTTTGATTTCAGTGAGCTGGGGCCCGAATCCATCGTCTATTATAAGGAAAGCGGTATTGTTCATCTGATCGGTATAGCGCCAAAAATACTGAATGCGGATATCAATCCATGGTTTGTTCCAGAAAAGGGCATTCCGGGCTTTCAGATTTTGGACGATCGTGGTCCTGTAGATTTTCATGATGCCAAAAGGGTAAAACAATATTGTATCGAAAAACTGACCGTTCAGG
Coding sequences within it:
- a CDS encoding DUF4230 domain-containing protein; protein product: MKCCATYWSWLLVMVFLSGCKKDDRAMVVGKIQQASDLATTEFLIDKVVFGTKTKKLLFLDISQARFLAYSKASVKTGVDLSSLSAEDVTIKGEMISLKLPPIEVVNFSYPPASFREDSLISDTKAFLNTIRVRDQEEFFRLAELDIRSNLQYMGIVKTSQQHTRKMFETLLKSLGYREIYIAFKSDDLLIPQVNLLEEPDQLVNP
- a CDS encoding N-acetylmuramidase family protein is translated as MIQFISKHRLPIIQVITIIVMILLLGIFVAPIFKGYMFLAVGIIIVIGMGMIYGVIARYFRTPDEKRKIYRNKYHDVFFKGTVIFAILLAVLGIMYGFISYVEGGNPYRIVGLLMTVIWVAVFMIYFVWSVYFYNINYGLTDEEWEKIAKAKEMSVYGVEQVDSEIAEPLYNPYRSQTFGLPPGTVRGMIAFTLLIGGMSLLISSYGMDYITNAEMALRAKQFEFFETAFLMMIAFYFGDRSLKYLRDRWAISSDKSKEPPSAPTDSSPSTSPQTSSTAHFDFPVSDPVGMDDQAFREEDLIFKEINQPESASKPLTGLKKALLKGPEMMESMGSAYVQIRDNTTQKVLADEEIKEALEKLWNEKEIKLSFPVIKAVVAVESSGRGHLPDGKAKILFEGHKFWYWLSKVGKTQAELEELQKQYPDIVYPSWSREHYLLGAEEYKRLEKAKEICKGINDKAAVYSASWGLFQILGENLDHYIKGRNYKDWKDFEQKQHEAESYHFLDFLAFIQTKKLNGKPLVSFISEENNGNYDWASFAYGYNGRGYKMNNYDKKLAAAYHRFKSQGI